Proteins encoded by one window of Verrucomicrobiota bacterium:
- a CDS encoding ABC transporter ATP-binding protein — protein MPEAPLLQLTGVSKHYASTDGGEPVRVLSDLTLALGRGASLAIVGPSGCGKSTLLNIIGTLDRPSSGEVLLDGQNLAALDERQLAAVRNGQIGFIFQAHHLLPQCTVLENVLVPTLARGDTASRDAALARAKKLLDRVNLGSRLSHRPGQLSGGERQRVAVVRALINQPKLLLADEPTGALDRAAADSLAALLLDLNREQATALIVVTHAPDLARKMGRVLELRDGQLIAA, from the coding sequence ATGCCTGAAGCGCCTTTGCTCCAGCTCACCGGCGTCTCCAAACACTACGCCTCCACCGACGGCGGCGAACCCGTGCGCGTGTTGAGCGACCTGACGCTCGCGCTCGGACGCGGCGCCTCGCTCGCCATCGTCGGGCCGAGCGGCTGCGGCAAGAGCACGTTGCTCAACATCATCGGCACGCTCGACCGGCCCAGCAGCGGCGAAGTCCTGCTCGACGGACAAAACCTCGCCGCGCTCGACGAACGCCAGCTCGCCGCCGTCCGCAACGGGCAGATTGGCTTCATCTTTCAAGCGCACCACCTCCTGCCGCAATGCACCGTGCTGGAAAACGTGCTCGTGCCCACGCTCGCGCGTGGCGACACCGCGAGCCGCGACGCTGCGTTGGCTCGCGCGAAAAAACTCCTCGACCGCGTCAATCTTGGCTCGCGCCTCTCGCACCGCCCAGGCCAGCTCTCCGGCGGCGAACGCCAGCGCGTGGCCGTCGTGCGCGCGCTCATCAACCAGCCCAAGCTTCTCCTCGCCGACGAACCCACCGGCGCGCTCGACCGCGCCGCCGCCGACTCGCTCGCCGCGCTCCTCCTCGACCTCAACCGCGAGCAAGCCACCGCGCTCATCGTCGTCACCCACGCCCCCGACCTCGCGCGCAAGATGGGCCGCGTGCTGGAACTGCGGGACGGTCAACTCATCGCCGCCTGA